In Sphingopyxis sp. FD7, a single window of DNA contains:
- a CDS encoding 8-amino-7-oxononanoate synthase, with the protein MPNSPFDTHRRDLAALSAQSRRRALAPRTGRDFASNDYLGLASSDALRAALAAGIERGLPVGSGGSRLLRGNHEEHEALEAHAARHYDSEAALFFATGFAANAALFATLPQRGDLVVHDELIHASAHDGMKLGRAGHVAAAHNDAQAFEDIIVRWRAGGGAGTPWIAVESLYSMDGDRAPLTDLATIADRHDAILIVDEAHATGVFGPAGAGLSHVLARRDNLITLHTCGKALGVEGALLCAPAIVRDFLLNRGRPFIFSTAPSPLTAWLVRQAIETVATEPERQARLHARVRHAAERLVPLGIPASGTQILPVILGDNDRTMRIADQLQRAGFDIRGIRPPTVAQGTARLRIAITLNVDEADIDDLADALAAAMAVA; encoded by the coding sequence ATGCCCAACTCTCCCTTCGACACCCACCGCCGCGATCTCGCCGCCCTGTCGGCCCAAAGCCGCCGCCGCGCCCTCGCGCCGCGCACCGGCCGCGATTTCGCATCGAACGACTATCTGGGCCTCGCCAGCTCGGACGCGCTGCGCGCCGCGCTTGCCGCGGGCATCGAACGCGGCCTCCCCGTCGGCTCGGGCGGCTCGCGGCTGCTCCGCGGCAACCACGAAGAGCATGAAGCGCTCGAAGCGCACGCCGCGCGTCATTACGACAGCGAGGCGGCGCTGTTTTTCGCGACCGGATTCGCCGCCAATGCCGCGCTTTTCGCAACCTTGCCCCAGCGCGGCGACCTTGTCGTCCACGACGAACTGATCCATGCCAGCGCGCACGACGGGATGAAGCTCGGCCGCGCCGGGCATGTCGCCGCCGCGCACAATGACGCGCAGGCGTTCGAGGACATCATCGTCCGCTGGCGCGCGGGCGGCGGCGCCGGAACGCCGTGGATCGCGGTCGAAAGCCTCTACTCGATGGACGGCGACCGCGCGCCGCTCACGGACCTCGCCACCATCGCCGACCGTCACGACGCTATCCTCATTGTCGATGAAGCCCATGCAACGGGCGTCTTCGGTCCCGCCGGCGCGGGCCTGTCGCACGTTCTTGCACGCCGCGACAACCTCATCACGCTGCACACCTGCGGCAAGGCGCTGGGCGTCGAAGGCGCGCTGCTCTGCGCGCCCGCAATCGTTCGCGATTTCCTTCTAAACCGCGGCCGCCCTTTCATCTTTTCGACTGCACCGTCGCCGCTGACGGCGTGGCTGGTCCGACAGGCGATCGAGACGGTCGCAACCGAGCCCGAGCGTCAGGCACGCCTCCACGCCCGCGTCCGCCATGCCGCCGAACGCCTCGTCCCGCTGGGCATCCCGGCGAGCGGCACGCAGATCCTGCCGGTGATCCTTGGCGACAATGACCGCACGATGCGCATCGCGGACCAGCTTCAGCGTGCAGGCTTCGACATTCGCGGCATCCGTCCACCCACCGTCGCCCAAGGCACCGCGCGCCTCCGCATCGCAATCACGCTTAACGTCGATGAAGCCGATATCGACGATTTGGCCGACGCCCTCGCCGCCGCGATGGCCGTCGCATGA
- the bioD gene encoding dethiobiotin synthase, whose amino-acid sequence MMRFVVTGTDTGIGKTIFSAALAQATCASYWKPIQSGLDEETDSATVARLADVPVLPEAYRLVTPASPHLAAELDGVEIDVATLVPPPGDLIIEGAGGALVPVTRATLYADLFARWQIPVIVCARTSLGTINHSLLTIEALRSRGAPIHGLAFLGDAVEDSEAIIAEISGVPRLGRLPIIDPLNSDMLGEAFKANFDLSDFR is encoded by the coding sequence ATGATGCGCTTCGTCGTCACCGGCACCGACACGGGTATCGGAAAAACCATCTTCTCCGCCGCTTTGGCGCAAGCGACCTGCGCGTCCTACTGGAAGCCGATCCAATCGGGGCTTGACGAGGAAACCGATAGCGCGACCGTCGCACGCCTTGCGGACGTCCCCGTCCTGCCCGAAGCCTACCGCCTCGTCACCCCCGCCTCGCCGCATCTCGCCGCCGAACTTGACGGCGTCGAGATCGACGTCGCAACCCTCGTCCCGCCGCCCGGCGACCTCATCATAGAGGGGGCCGGCGGCGCGCTCGTGCCCGTCACGCGTGCGACCCTGTACGCCGACCTTTTTGCACGCTGGCAAATCCCGGTGATCGTTTGTGCGCGGACCAGTCTCGGCACGATCAATCATAGCCTGCTGACGATCGAGGCGCTCCGGTCGCGCGGCGCGCCTATCCACGGGCTCGCCTTCCTCGGCGACGCAGTGGAGGACAGCGAGGCGATCATCGCGGAAATCAGCGGCGTCCCCCGCCTGGGACGCCTGCCGATCATCGATCCGCTGAACAGCGACATGCTGGGGGAGGCGTTCAAAGCGAATTTCGACCTCTCCGACTTCCGCTAG
- a CDS encoding adenosylmethionine--8-amino-7-oxononanoate transaminase, translating to MTANQSPVWHPFTQHGLGEPIPLICNAKDAKLYDADGNSWIDAISSWWVTTHGHANPRIMAAIRDQSEKLDQIIFAGWTHEPAETLAAELVRITPEPLTRVFFSDSGSTSVEVALKMALGYWFNIGEARSRILVLEHSYHGDTIGTMSVGERGVYNRAWQPLLFDVDTIPFPHEAMEQATLDALEAACAAKPAAFIVEPLILGAGGMLIYPAWVLAEMRAICARHGVLFIADEVMTGWGRTGTRFACDQAGVIPDIICLSKGLTGGAIPLAVTLCIEPIFDAHFSKDRGKTFYHSSSYTANPIACAAAKANLEIWRDEPVLQRVDALAEAQAAHLALLSQHPRVANPRRIGTIAALDVTAPDSGYLSSLAPRLAAFFRTRGILLRPLGNSVYVMPPYCTDATELGKVWEAIAASLDEL from the coding sequence ATGACCGCAAACCAATCCCCCGTCTGGCACCCCTTCACCCAGCACGGTCTCGGCGAGCCGATCCCGCTGATTTGCAACGCAAAAGACGCGAAACTCTACGACGCCGACGGCAACAGCTGGATCGACGCCATCTCCAGCTGGTGGGTCACCACCCACGGCCATGCGAACCCGCGCATCATGGCGGCGATCCGCGACCAGTCGGAGAAGCTCGACCAGATCATCTTTGCGGGCTGGACGCACGAGCCCGCCGAAACGCTCGCCGCCGAACTGGTCCGCATCACTCCCGAGCCGCTCACGCGCGTCTTCTTCTCGGATTCGGGTTCGACGAGCGTCGAGGTCGCGCTCAAGATGGCGCTTGGATACTGGTTCAACATCGGCGAGGCCCGAAGTCGCATCCTCGTGCTCGAACACAGCTATCACGGCGATACGATCGGAACGATGTCGGTCGGCGAGCGCGGCGTCTATAATCGCGCCTGGCAGCCGCTGCTCTTCGACGTCGACACCATCCCCTTTCCGCACGAAGCCATGGAACAGGCCACACTCGACGCGCTCGAAGCCGCCTGCGCCGCCAAACCGGCCGCCTTCATCGTCGAGCCCCTGATCCTCGGCGCGGGCGGGATGCTGATCTATCCCGCATGGGTGCTCGCCGAGATGCGCGCCATCTGCGCGCGCCACGGCGTCCTTTTCATCGCCGACGAGGTGATGACCGGCTGGGGCCGTACCGGCACGCGCTTCGCCTGCGACCAGGCGGGGGTGATCCCCGACATTATTTGCCTGTCAAAAGGCCTGACGGGCGGTGCGATCCCGCTCGCGGTGACGCTGTGCATCGAGCCGATATTCGACGCCCATTTTTCAAAGGACCGCGGCAAGACCTTTTATCATTCGTCGAGCTACACCGCGAACCCGATCGCCTGTGCCGCCGCGAAGGCGAACCTTGAAATCTGGCGGGACGAGCCGGTGTTGCAGCGGGTCGACGCTCTCGCCGAGGCACAGGCCGCGCATCTGGCGCTGCTTTCGCAGCATCCGCGCGTCGCCAACCCTCGCCGGATCGGCACGATCGCCGCGCTCGACGTGACGGCGCCCGATTCGGGCTATCTTTCAAGCCTCGCGCCCCGGCTCGCGGCCTTTTTCCGCACGCGCGGCATTCTCCTCCGCCCGCTCGGCAACAGCGTCTATGTGATGCCACCCTATTGCACCGATGCGACGGAACTGGGGAAGGTGTGGGAGGCGATCGCGGCCTCGCTCGACGAACTCTGA
- a CDS encoding peptidylprolyl isomerase produces MTRFSTMTGLIALAAAAVTPGFAQTVADDDVPATSLNIPGNVQLYGDNKPNVYRPSATVNGEIITATDIEQRMALIRIANNNVELPPEEEQRLRNQVFSNLIDEKLQIQEARAADITIDENIVNDQFARLAARFKQTPEQFSAYLASKGSSAAAVKQQIRGEFAWDRLLSRNIQSTTNVSTEEVDLIVKQMEAAKGQDEFHLGEIYLSATPDNIAAVTENARKIIQALQAGGSFAAYARQFSEASTAVVGGDLGWVKAAQLPASMAEAASQMQPGQLVGPIEVPGGISIMLLIDRRQVLTADPRDAVLSLKQISLDFPEGTTPEKASELAGRFASATRTIAGCGAADTVAQQLGASVVSRDNIAMRALPAPLQATLVDLQVGQTTQPFGAANEGISVLVLCGRDMPETATAPNVEQIEQKLLEEKVNKRAQRYLRDLRRDAVIEYS; encoded by the coding sequence ATGACCAGATTTTCGACCATGACCGGCCTGATTGCGCTGGCCGCCGCGGCGGTGACTCCGGGGTTTGCGCAGACGGTGGCCGACGACGACGTGCCCGCGACGAGCCTGAACATTCCGGGCAATGTTCAGCTTTACGGTGACAACAAGCCCAATGTCTATCGCCCCTCGGCGACGGTGAATGGCGAGATCATCACCGCGACCGACATCGAACAGCGGATGGCGTTGATCCGCATCGCCAACAACAATGTCGAGCTGCCGCCCGAAGAGGAACAGCGCCTGCGCAATCAGGTGTTCAGCAACCTGATCGACGAAAAACTGCAGATTCAGGAAGCGCGCGCCGCCGACATCACGATCGACGAGAATATCGTCAACGACCAGTTCGCCCGCCTGGCGGCACGCTTCAAACAGACGCCCGAGCAATTTTCGGCCTATCTGGCGTCCAAGGGTTCGTCAGCGGCTGCCGTGAAGCAGCAGATCCGCGGCGAGTTTGCATGGGACCGCCTGCTGTCGCGCAACATCCAGTCGACGACCAACGTGTCGACCGAAGAAGTCGACCTGATCGTCAAGCAGATGGAAGCGGCCAAGGGCCAGGACGAGTTTCACCTCGGCGAAATCTATCTGTCGGCGACCCCCGACAATATCGCCGCGGTCACCGAAAATGCGCGCAAAATCATTCAGGCGCTCCAGGCCGGGGGCAGCTTTGCCGCCTATGCCCGCCAGTTTTCGGAGGCATCGACCGCGGTGGTCGGTGGCGATCTCGGTTGGGTGAAGGCGGCGCAGCTTCCGGCTTCGATGGCTGAAGCGGCGTCACAGATGCAGCCCGGCCAGCTTGTCGGCCCGATCGAGGTGCCCGGCGGCATTTCGATCATGCTGCTGATCGACCGGCGGCAGGTACTGACCGCCGACCCGCGCGACGCCGTGCTCAGCCTCAAGCAGATTTCGCTCGACTTTCCCGAAGGCACGACGCCCGAAAAAGCGTCCGAACTCGCTGGCCGGTTCGCAAGCGCCACGCGCACGATTGCCGGCTGCGGCGCGGCCGACACGGTGGCGCAGCAGCTGGGAGCCTCTGTGGTGTCGCGCGACAATATCGCGATGCGCGCGCTTCCCGCGCCGTTGCAGGCGACGCTCGTCGACCTCCAGGTCGGCCAGACGACGCAGCCCTTCGGCGCCGCGAACGAGGGCATCAGCGTGCTCGTGCTGTGCGGGCGCGACATGCCCGAAACGGCAACCGCGCCGAACGTCGAGCAGATCGAGCAGAAGCTGCTGGAAGAAAAGGTCAACAAGCGCGCCCAGCGCTATTTGCGCGACCTGCGCCGCGACGCGGTGATCGAATATAGCTGA